Proteins from one Triticum aestivum cultivar Chinese Spring chromosome 7A, IWGSC CS RefSeq v2.1, whole genome shotgun sequence genomic window:
- the LOC123153467 gene encoding receptor kinase-like protein Xa21, with translation MASSVVLFPGIVWFLCLFCFLCSLPLAICNETENDRQALLCFKSRLSGPAGVLASWSNTSLDVCDWHGITCSTVSPRRVIELDLNSEGISGPISPCIANLTSLERLQLSNNNFNGGIPSKLGLLSRLRELNLSKNTLEGNIPPSLGSSRSLTYVNLGMNALTGVIPESLANSPSLQVLLLMSNRLSGKLPKALFNTSSLLDIFLQKNNLVGSIPVVTATSPPIQYLDLSYNHISGKIPSSLGNLSSLIDLRLTENNLVGHIPDSLGHISTLEILTLTANNLSGAVPPSLFNMSSVTFLGVANNSLVGRLPSNIGYTLPNIQDLILSSNKFDGPIPASLPKAYNLRQLYLYNNSLTGFIPFFGSLPNLEELDLSYNKLEAGDWEFVSSLANCTRLTMLMLVGNNLQGEMPSSIGNLSDSLEWLWLRENQISGPIPPEIGNLKSLRRLYMDYNLITGNIPATIGNLHSLVRLPFGQNRLSGQIPDTIGNLVQLNSLKLDGNNISGRIPADIGHCNQLQILNLAHNSLDGNIPSEIFKISSLSEELDLSHNYLSGGVPVEVGNLINVNKISISDNRLSGNIPSTLGQCVVLEYLDISHNNLSGKIPQFLTSLSSLKNLNLSFNNFDGAVPGGGIFNNTAAVSVEGNHDLCTSIPTGGIPLCSTQVDRKGQQNASALLTILLQCQLKEIMICVPAFQQEVYLFVQHKLTEKGNKMQQRVDFIDSPRGPHTSREEKLLPPPMPSGLCPAALAGGGRERDGGWRLFAAGRGHARIARGGATGAFGVLLGSNMVAYVTDFGLARFVFTTSNVEEGDSTSLACLKGSIGYTPPEYGMSAEISTKGDVYSFGVLLLQMITGRSPTDKNFSDGASLHEFVHRAFPNNICDVVDQTMLEDDSNAQEIIKNCVIPLVRIGLSCSMTSPKERPDMGQVSTEILRIKHVASRMYVR, from the exons ATGGCGTCCTCTGTTGTCTTGTTTCCAGGCATTGTTTGGTTCCTATGCCTCTTCTGCTTCCTTTGCAGCCTACCACTAGCCATCTGCAACGAAACTGAAAATGATAGGCAAGCTCTCCTCTGCTTCAAGTCCCGGCTCTCGGGTCCAGCAGGAGTTTTAGCTTCATGGAGCAACACGTCCCTGGACGTTTGCGACTGGCATGGGATCACCTGCAGCACGGTGTCCCCTCGTCGTGTGATTGAGCTGGACCTTAATTCAGAAGGCATCTCAGGCCCCATATCGCCTTGCATTGCCAACCTGACCTCTCTTGAAAGGCTGCAGCTGTCAAACAATAACTTCAATGGTGGCATACCATCAAAGCTTGGCCTCCTGAGCCGGCTCCGTGAGCTCAACCTCAGCAAGAACACTTTGGAAGGTAACATACCGCCATCTCTGGGTAGCAGCCGTTCTCTTACATATGTCAATCTTGGGATGAATGCTCTAACAGGGGTCATCCCGGAGTCCCTAGCAAATAGTCCATCCCTCCAAGTACTTCTGCTCATGAGCAATAGGCTTAGTGGAAAACTACCAAAGGCTCTCTTCAACACATCATCTCTTCTTGACATTTTCCTCCAAAAGAACAACCTTGTTGGTTCTATACCTGTTGTTACTGCCACCTCCCCGCCTATTCAATACCTCGATTTAAGCTATAATCATATTTCAGGAAAAATACCTTCCTCGCTAGGGAACCTTTCCTCCCTCATTGATCTTCGTCTTACAGAAAATAATTTAGTAGGGCATATACCAGACAGCTTAGGTCATATCTCAACACTGGAGATACTGACTTTGACAGCCAACAACTTGTCTGGGGCAGTTCCACCATCTCTCTTCAATATGTCATCAGTGACATTTCTTGGCGTAGCAAACAACTCGCTTGTTGGAAGGTTACCCTCCAATATTGGCTACACACTCCCGAATATTCAGGATTTAATCCTCTCATCAAACAAGTTTGATGGCCCTATCCCAGCTTCTCTTCCCAAAGCTTACAACCTTCGTCAGCTTTACCTGTATAATAACAGCCTAACTGGGTTTATACCCTTCTTTGGGTCATTGCCAAATTTGGAGGAACTTGATTTGTCATACAACAAGCTAGAAGCAGGAGACTGGGAATTTGTCTCTTCACTCGCAAATTGTACCAGGTTGACTATGCTGATGTTGGTTGGGAACAATCTTCAAGGCGAAATGCCAAGTTCAATAGGCAATCTTTCTGATAGTCTGGAGTGGCTGTGGTTAAGGGAAAACCAAATTTCAGGGCCTATACCACCAGAGATTGGCAATCTTAAGAGCCTCCGCAGGTTGTACATGGATTACAATCTTATCACTGGAAATATACCAGCAACAATTGGTAATTTGCACAGCTTGGTCCGTCTACCCTTTGGACAAAACAGACTGTCAGGGCAAATCCCGGATACTATTGGTAATCTGGTTCAGCTAAATTCTTTGAAATTGGATGGGAACAACATTAGCGGAAGGATACCTGCGGATATAGGACATTGTAATCAACTCCAAATACTCAACCTTGCTCACAACTCACTAGATGGGAATATACCAAGTGAAATCTTCAAAATTTCTTCGCTTTCTGAAGAATTGGACTTGTCACACAATTACCTATCTGGGGGAGTGCCAGTGGAAGTTGGCAATCTCATTAATGTGAACAAAATTAGCATATCAGATAACAGGCTGTCTGGCAACATCCCATCCACTCTTGGCCAGTGTGTGGTTCTGGAGTACTTGGATATTTCTCATAACAATTTGTCCGGAAAGATTCCACAGTTCCTCACATCCTTAAGTTCCCTTAAAAATCTCAACTTATCCTTCAACAATTTTGAtggagcagttccaggaggcggTATTTTTAACAATACTGCTGCAGTGTCAGTTGAAGGAAATCATGATTTGTGTACCAGCATTCCAACAGGAGGTATACCTCTTTGTTCAACACAAGTTGACAGAAAAGGGCAACAAAATGCATCGGCTCTTTTAACAATACTGCTGCAGTGTCAGTTGAAGGAAATCATGATTTGTGTACCAGCATTCCAACAGGAGGTATACCTCTTTGTTCAACACAAGTTGACAGAAAAGGGCAACAAAATGcaacaaagggtggattttattgact CCCCCCGCGGCCCCCACACAAGCAGAGAGGAGAAGCTCCTGCCGCCACCGATGCCGagtgggctttgcccggcggcgctggccggcggcggcagggagaGAGACGGTGGGTGGCGGCTGTTCGCGGCGGGTAGGGGTCACGCCCGGATCGCCCGCGGGGGAGCGACCGGGGCGTTCGGGGTGCTTCTTGGCTCCAACATGGTTGCCTATGTCACCGACTTTGGCCTGGCAAGGTTTGTATTCACAACATCAAATGTAGAAGAAGGTGATTCAACAAGTCTGGCCTGCCTAAAAGGATCCATCGGATACACCCCTCCAG AGTATGGCATGAGCGCAGAGATATCAACCAAGGGTGATGTCTACAGTTTTGGAGTGCTTCTGTTACAGATGATAACAGGGCGAAGTCCAACTGACAAAAATTTCAGTGATGGTGCAAGCCTTCATGAATTTGTTCATAGAGCATTTCCAAATAATATTTGTGACGTTGTTGATCAAACAATGCTAGAAGATGACAGCAATGCACAAGAAATAATAAAGAACTGTGTCATTCCACTTGTTAGAATAGGCCTCTCTTGCTCCATGACATCTCCCaaagagcggccggacatgggccAAGTTTCTACCGAGATCCTTAGAATCAAGCATGTGGCCTCACGCATGTATGTCAGATGA